Proteins from a genomic interval of Streptomyces sp. SID8374:
- a CDS encoding histidine kinase — protein MFTSLRPHRDDVALAVSGLLGGLLLWLLGLHTQGGRPFSAPWITLVPLTVMAATELLRRSAPRTALTAAVLALVADQLTRGSLATVLMFTDVMYAAVLYGTPAAARRLPVATLLVTVASTIGFLAWFRRPEALLIGVVVGLVSFIPAITGVSVRSHRTAAEAARLAAAQTARLAEMDRVQAVVAERARMARELHDMVANHLSAVAIHSTAALSIDDPDTSRNALKVIRENSVEGLAEMRRLIGLLREGGADRAPSAAPTLASLEALVEQANTNGAPGGLVCALQDTREAGAAALPTPVELAAYRIVQESLTNALKHAAPGPVVVRLDLADEVLTVEVTSVFGSRPGPTAPGSGAGLVGMRERVALLGGTLEAGWDGAELWRVRAELPVREREMRE, from the coding sequence GTGTTCACCTCGCTCCGCCCCCACCGCGACGATGTGGCCCTCGCCGTCTCCGGGCTGCTCGGGGGGCTGCTCCTGTGGCTGCTCGGCCTCCACACCCAGGGCGGCCGCCCCTTCTCCGCACCCTGGATCACGCTCGTACCGCTCACCGTGATGGCGGCGACGGAGCTGCTGCGGCGCAGCGCCCCGCGGACGGCGCTGACCGCCGCCGTGCTCGCGCTGGTCGCGGACCAGCTCACCCGGGGCAGCCTCGCGACCGTCCTGATGTTCACGGACGTCATGTACGCGGCCGTGCTGTACGGGACCCCGGCCGCCGCCCGCCGTCTGCCGGTGGCCACGCTGCTGGTCACCGTCGCGTCCACGATCGGCTTCCTGGCCTGGTTCCGCAGGCCCGAGGCGCTGCTGATCGGTGTGGTCGTCGGGCTGGTCTCCTTCATCCCCGCGATCACCGGGGTCAGCGTGCGCAGCCACCGCACGGCCGCCGAGGCCGCCCGGCTGGCCGCCGCCCAGACCGCGCGGCTGGCCGAGATGGACCGGGTGCAGGCGGTGGTCGCCGAGCGGGCCCGGATGGCCAGGGAGCTGCACGACATGGTGGCCAACCACCTCTCGGCCGTGGCGATCCATTCCACGGCGGCCCTCTCCATCGACGACCCCGACACCTCGCGGAACGCGCTGAAGGTGATCCGGGAGAACAGCGTGGAGGGGCTCGCGGAGATGCGGCGGCTGATCGGGCTGCTGCGCGAGGGCGGTGCAGACCGGGCCCCTTCCGCCGCCCCGACGCTGGCCTCGCTGGAGGCGCTGGTGGAGCAGGCCAACACCAACGGCGCGCCGGGCGGGCTGGTCTGCGCACTTCAGGACACCAGGGAGGCGGGGGCCGCCGCGCTTCCGACACCGGTCGAGTTGGCCGCGTACCGGATCGTGCAGGAGTCCCTCACCAACGCGCTCAAGCACGCGGCACCGGGGCCGGTGGTGGTGCGGCTGGACCTTGCCGACGAGGTGCTGACGGTCGAGGTGACCAGTGTGTTCGGCAGCCGCCCCGGGCCCACCGCGCCGGGTTCGGGGGCCGGTCTGGTGGGGATGCGGGAGCGGGTGGCGCTGCTCGGCGGGACGCTGGAAGCCGGTTGGGACGGCGCGGAGTTGTGGCGGGTGCGGGCCGAACTGCCCGTCCGGGAAAGGGAGATGCGGGAATGA
- a CDS encoding cob(I)yrinic acid a,c-diamide adenosyltransferase gives MVNLTRIYTRTGDQGTTALGDMSRTAKTDLRIAAYADANEANAVIGTAVALGQLSEDVVKVLVRVQNDLFDVGADLSTPVVENPEYPPLRVEQSYIDKLEADCDRFLEELEKLRSFILPGGTPGAALLHQACTVVRRAERSTWAALEVHGEVMNALTATYLNRLSDLLFILARSANKEVGDVLWVPGGER, from the coding sequence ATGGTCAATCTGACGCGCATCTACACCCGGACCGGCGACCAGGGCACCACGGCCCTCGGCGACATGAGCCGCACCGCCAAGACCGATCTGCGGATCGCGGCGTACGCGGACGCCAACGAGGCCAACGCCGTGATCGGGACCGCCGTGGCGCTGGGGCAGCTGTCCGAGGACGTGGTGAAGGTCCTCGTACGGGTCCAGAACGACCTCTTCGACGTGGGGGCCGACCTGTCGACGCCGGTGGTCGAGAACCCGGAGTACCCGCCGCTGCGGGTGGAGCAGTCCTACATCGACAAGCTGGAGGCGGACTGCGACCGCTTCCTGGAGGAGCTGGAGAAGCTCCGCAGCTTCATCCTTCCCGGGGGTACGCCGGGGGCCGCCCTGCTCCACCAGGCGTGCACCGTGGTCCGGCGCGCGGAGCGGTCCACCTGGGCGGCGCTGGAGGTGCACGGCGAGGTGATGAACGCCCTGACCGCCACCTACCTCAACCGCCTCTCCGACCTCCTGTTCATCCTGGCGCGGAGTGCCAACAAGGAGGTCGGGGACGTGCTGTGGGTGCCGGGCGGCGAGCGCTAG
- a CDS encoding ABC transporter permease has translation MLFHDTAIVFGRYARQTLRSRFQVLFGLLMPLLHLFFFGPLLQGLPLGSSADSWQVLVPGLLLQLSLFGASFAGFAIIIEKSTGVVERMRVTPVSRLALLLGRVLRDALLFTFQAVLLVLAALLMGLRAPLAGILIGFAFTGVLALALASLSYALAMRVATPQEFGPVINAVTMPAMLLSGLMLPITLGPAWLDVVSHFTPFRYLVDAVRDAYTGSYATAHMLYGVLVAVGFALVAVTVGTRVFRRAGA, from the coding sequence GTGCTCTTCCACGACACCGCGATCGTCTTCGGGCGCTACGCCCGGCAGACCCTGCGCTCCCGCTTCCAGGTCCTCTTCGGCCTGCTGATGCCGCTCCTCCACCTCTTCTTCTTCGGCCCGCTGCTCCAGGGCCTCCCGCTCGGCTCGTCCGCCGACTCCTGGCAGGTCCTCGTGCCCGGGCTGCTCCTCCAACTCAGCCTCTTCGGAGCCTCGTTCGCCGGATTCGCGATCATCATCGAGAAGTCGACGGGCGTGGTGGAGCGCATGCGGGTGACCCCGGTCAGCCGCCTCGCCCTGCTGCTGGGACGCGTCCTGCGCGACGCCCTGCTCTTCACGTTCCAGGCGGTCCTGCTGGTGCTCGCCGCACTGCTCATGGGGTTGCGCGCACCGCTGGCCGGCATCCTCATCGGCTTCGCGTTCACGGGTGTGCTGGCGCTCGCGCTGGCCTCGCTGTCGTACGCCCTGGCCATGCGGGTCGCCACCCCGCAGGAGTTCGGGCCGGTGATCAACGCGGTGACGATGCCCGCCATGCTGCTCTCCGGTCTGATGCTGCCCATCACCCTGGGCCCCGCCTGGCTGGACGTGGTCTCGCACTTCACCCCGTTCCGCTATCTGGTGGACGCGGTACGGGACGCCTACACGGGCTCGTACGCCACCGCGCACATGCTGTACGGGGTCCTGGTGGCCGTGGGCTTCGCCCTGGTGGCCGTGACAGTGGGCACACGGGTCTTCCGGCGGGCCGGAGCGTAA
- a CDS encoding ATP-binding cassette domain-containing protein, with the protein MPVISTSGLARTFTTKAGPVHAVRSVDLSVMPGEIVGLLGPNGAGKTTTLRMLTTLLAPTGGAATVAGHDLLTDPAAVRAVCGYVAQSGGADPYLTVREELVTQGRLYRLGRAEAAARAGELAAALGLEDLLDRKAVSLSGGQRRRLDIAMGLTHRPAVLFLDEPTTGLDPGSRADLWDLVRSLRDGTGTTVVLTTHYLDEADALADRLVLIDGGTVVAEGTPAQLRTRYADSPDASLQEAFLAATGRPATPADAAPVAV; encoded by the coding sequence ATGCCTGTCATCAGCACGTCCGGCCTCGCCCGGACCTTCACGACCAAGGCGGGGCCGGTCCACGCCGTCCGTTCCGTCGACCTGTCCGTCATGCCCGGCGAGATCGTCGGCCTCCTCGGCCCCAACGGCGCGGGCAAGACCACCACCCTGCGGATGCTCACCACGCTGCTCGCCCCGACCGGCGGCGCGGCCACGGTGGCCGGCCACGACCTGCTCACCGACCCCGCGGCCGTCCGCGCGGTCTGCGGGTACGTCGCCCAGTCCGGCGGCGCCGACCCGTATCTGACCGTCCGGGAGGAGCTCGTCACCCAGGGCCGGCTCTACCGGCTGGGCCGGGCGGAGGCGGCCGCCCGCGCCGGGGAGCTGGCCGCCGCGCTCGGACTGGAAGACCTGCTGGACCGGAAGGCGGTGAGCCTCTCCGGGGGCCAGCGGCGGCGACTCGACATCGCCATGGGCCTCACCCACCGCCCGGCCGTCCTCTTCCTGGACGAGCCCACCACGGGCCTGGACCCCGGCAGCCGCGCCGACCTGTGGGACCTGGTGCGGAGCCTGCGCGACGGGACGGGCACCACCGTCGTCCTGACCACCCACTACCTGGACGAGGCCGACGCGCTGGCCGACCGGCTGGTCCTGATCGACGGCGGCACGGTGGTCGCCGAGGGGACGCCCGCACAGCTCAGGACCCGGTACGCCGACTCCCCCGACGCCTCCCTCCAAGAGGCGTTCCTGGCCGCCACCGGCCGCCCCGCCACCCCTGCCGACGCCGCCCCCGTAGCCGTATAG
- a CDS encoding TetR/AcrR family transcriptional regulator codes for MAEGLRERKKRRTRQHLSDVATGLFIERGFDAVTIAEIAEAADVSVNTVYNYFPAKEDLFLDRGQGIVDRLSRWVRGRDTGESAAEAVLRELRIQVEGVSPAVGLIDGYASFLRVIEGADTLKARLWHIGQEAQLHLEGTLREETAAGPGDHAPVLVAGQLAWVHSTLMAYIGGEMVAGRATDEVSRDALVLIDDMEDLLGEKVLNYARRAAG; via the coding sequence ATGGCTGAGGGACTGAGGGAGCGGAAGAAGCGCCGGACGAGGCAGCACCTCTCGGACGTGGCCACCGGGCTCTTCATCGAGAGGGGCTTCGACGCGGTCACCATCGCGGAGATCGCCGAAGCCGCCGACGTCTCGGTGAACACGGTCTACAACTACTTCCCGGCCAAGGAGGACCTCTTCCTGGACCGCGGCCAGGGCATCGTCGACCGGCTCTCGCGCTGGGTCCGGGGCCGCGACACGGGGGAGTCCGCCGCGGAGGCCGTCCTGCGCGAACTGCGGATCCAGGTGGAGGGCGTCTCGCCGGCGGTCGGCCTCATCGACGGCTATGCGAGCTTCCTGCGGGTCATCGAGGGAGCCGACACGCTCAAGGCCCGGCTCTGGCACATCGGGCAGGAGGCCCAGCTCCACCTGGAGGGCACCCTGCGGGAGGAGACCGCGGCCGGTCCCGGCGACCATGCACCGGTTCTGGTGGCCGGTCAGCTCGCCTGGGTGCACAGCACGCTGATGGCGTACATCGGCGGCGAGATGGTGGCGGGCCGCGCCACGGACGAGGTCTCGCGCGACGCCCTCGTCCTGATCGACGACATGGAGGACCTCCTCGGCGAGAAGGTCCTCAACTACGCGCGGCGCGCCGCCGGGTGA